From Apium graveolens cultivar Ventura chromosome 9, ASM990537v1, whole genome shotgun sequence, the proteins below share one genomic window:
- the LOC141683948 gene encoding uncharacterized protein LOC141683948 isoform X2, which produces MDSITSPRKIPSSKIDGFALIKSMFFKNPDVISGAAADAAFSIPLPLLSPLANSVISRCSKILQKPTEDLQHCFDTEHPDIVKESLIYARSLVEFCSYQALHVMTRRPNYLADKDFRRLTFDMMLAWDVPSATDEQIDIETASSSNHEAEDEGWSLFYSNSTNMAVQVDDKKTVGQEAFARIAPACTIVADVITVHNLFDALTTSSGHKLHFLIYDKYLRSLEKVFKSTASANTSSLVSTLQLTEGEIILDIDGTVPTQPIFQHIGISGWPGRLTLTSHALYFESLGVGIYDKPVKFDLALDLKQVIKPDLTGPLGARLYDKAVMYKSTSITEPVYFEFTEFKGNSRRDYWLDICLEILNAHKFIRKYNLKQIQLSEALARAALGILRYRAVKEAFQNFPSSYKTLLCFNLAESLPGGYTILQTLSSRLSLLNASSSKPDSVRSPRQIRYPILHLTLCRHEITRNEFDMDTEELQHVGDVCVGEINPLEMAVKQSKQDIGRAEAARETVDQVKVEGIDTNLAVMKELIFPLLELFNCLQRLASWEDPSKSTVFLVLISYIILGGWIKYILPSIFIFLAVMMSWHTYANRGKPLEAFKIKAPPSQNAVEQLLALQEAISQVEALIQGGNIFLLKVRALLFAAIPQATEKTALVLVIMAVAFAFVPVKYLMLMAFQEAFTREMPLRKESSDRWMRRMREWWYSIPAAPVQLIKPDDKKKK; this is translated from the exons ATGGATAGCATTACATCTCCAAGAAAGATCCCAAGTAGCAAGATTGATGGGTTTGCGTTAATAAAATCAATGTTTTTCAAGAACCCAGATGTCATTTCTGGCGCTGCTGCTGATGCTGCCTTCTCTATACCCCTACCCCTTTTGTCCCCTCTTGCCAATTCTGTCATCTCTCGCTGCTCCAA GATCCTTCAAAAACCAACTGAAGACTTGCAGCACTGTTTTGACACCGAGCACCCTGATATTGTCAAGGAATCATTGATATATGCTAGAAGTTTAGTAGAATTCTGTTCGTACCAAGCACTGCACGTGATGACTAGGCGCCCAAATTATTTGGCTGACAAGGATTTTCGCCGCTTAACATTTGACATGATGCTTGCATGGGATGTCCCAAGTGCTACAGATGAACAAATAGACATT GAAACTGCTTCTAGCAGTAACCACGAAGCAGAGGATGAGGGGTGGTCACTCTTCTATTCTAATTCCACAAATATGGCTGTTCAG GTTGATGACAAAAAAACTGTGGGGCAGGAGGCTTTTGCACGGATTGCTCCTGCCTGTACAATTGTTGCAGATGTCATCACTGTTCACAATCTCTTTGATGCGCTGACTACATCTTCAGGCCATAAACTTCATTTTCTTATCTATGACAAGTACCTTCGCAGCCTGGAAAA GGTGTTCAAATCTACCGCCAGTGCAAATACATCTTCGTTGGTATCCACCCTTCAGCTTACTGAGGGTGAAATTATATTAGATATTGACGGTACTGTTCCAACCCAACCAATTTTTCAGCATATTGGGATCTCTGGATGGCCTG GACGTCTGACATTGACAAGTCATGCTTTGTACTTCGAGTCTCTAGGAGTAGGAATATATGATAAACCTGTGAAATTTGATTTGGCCCTGGATTTGAAGCAGGTTATAAAGCCTGATCTAACTGGACCATTGGGTGCTCGTCTGTATGATAAAGCTGTTATGTACAAGTCTACATCAAT TACAGAGCCTGTTTATTTTGAATTTACTGAATTCAAAGGCAATTCAAGGCGGGACTATTGGTTGGATATCTGTTTAGAAATCCTGAATGCCCATAAATTTATAAGAAAGTATAATCTTAAACAGATTCAGCTGTCAGAAGCACTTGCAAGAGCAGCACTAGGTATTCTTCGCTATCGTGCAGTGAAAGAAGCATTTCAGAACTTTCCATCCAGCTACAAGACCTTGCTCTGTTTTAATTTGGCTGAAAGCCTTCCTGGAGGATATACAATCTTACAAACTCTTTCAAGTCGTCTGTCTCTGTTGAATGCAAGTTCCTCTAAACCTGATTCAGTCAGATCTCCAAGGCAAATAAGATACCCAATCTTACATTTGACACTTTGTAGACATGAAATTACACGAAACGAGTTTGATATGGATACAGAAGAACTGCAGCATGTTGGAGATGTTTGCGTTGGTGAGATAAATCCTCTAGAAATGGCAGTTAAGCAGTCAAAACAGGACATAGGAAGGGCTGAAGCTGCAAGAGAAACAGTTGACCAAGTGAAAGTGGAGGGGATCGATACCAATCTAGCTGTCATGAAG GAATTGATTTTCCCACTTCTTGAATTGTTCAATTGTCTTCAGAGACTTGCTTCATGGGAAGACCCTTCAAAATCAACTGTATTTCTGGTGTTGATAAGCTACATCATACTTGG GGGATGGATAAAGTATATACTGCCATCGATCTTTATATTTCTTGCAGTTATGATGAGTTGGCATACCTATGCCAACAGAGGGAAACCTTTGGAAGCTTTTAAAATTAAAGCTCCCCCTAGTCAAAATGCAGTAGAGCAGTTGCTGGCTTTGCAGGAAGCCATATCTCAAGTTGAAGCTTTAATTCAAGGTGGAAACATATTTCTTCTTAAAGTTAGAGCACTTCTTTTCGCTGCAATTCCACAG GCAACAGAAAAAACTGCCTTAGTGCTAGTCATCATGGCAGTGGCATTTGCATTTGTGCCTGTAAAATATCTGATGTTGATGGCTTTCCAAGAGGCATTTACAAGGGAAATGCCCTTGAGGAAAGAAAGCAGTGATCGATGGATGAGACGCATGAGGGAGTGGTGGTACAGTATACCTGCAGCTCCGGTTCAGCTGATTAAACCTGATGACAAGAAAAAAAAGTAA
- the LOC141683948 gene encoding uncharacterized protein LOC141683948 isoform X1, whose product MDSITSPRKIPSSKIDGFALIKSMFFKNPDVISGAAADAAFSIPLPLLSPLANSVISRCSKILQKPTEDLQHCFDTEHPDIVKESLIYARSLVEFCSYQALHVMTRRPNYLADKDFRRLTFDMMLAWDVPSATDEQIDILQETASSSNHEAEDEGWSLFYSNSTNMAVQVDDKKTVGQEAFARIAPACTIVADVITVHNLFDALTTSSGHKLHFLIYDKYLRSLEKVFKSTASANTSSLVSTLQLTEGEIILDIDGTVPTQPIFQHIGISGWPGRLTLTSHALYFESLGVGIYDKPVKFDLALDLKQVIKPDLTGPLGARLYDKAVMYKSTSITEPVYFEFTEFKGNSRRDYWLDICLEILNAHKFIRKYNLKQIQLSEALARAALGILRYRAVKEAFQNFPSSYKTLLCFNLAESLPGGYTILQTLSSRLSLLNASSSKPDSVRSPRQIRYPILHLTLCRHEITRNEFDMDTEELQHVGDVCVGEINPLEMAVKQSKQDIGRAEAARETVDQVKVEGIDTNLAVMKELIFPLLELFNCLQRLASWEDPSKSTVFLVLISYIILGGWIKYILPSIFIFLAVMMSWHTYANRGKPLEAFKIKAPPSQNAVEQLLALQEAISQVEALIQGGNIFLLKVRALLFAAIPQATEKTALVLVIMAVAFAFVPVKYLMLMAFQEAFTREMPLRKESSDRWMRRMREWWYSIPAAPVQLIKPDDKKKK is encoded by the exons ATGGATAGCATTACATCTCCAAGAAAGATCCCAAGTAGCAAGATTGATGGGTTTGCGTTAATAAAATCAATGTTTTTCAAGAACCCAGATGTCATTTCTGGCGCTGCTGCTGATGCTGCCTTCTCTATACCCCTACCCCTTTTGTCCCCTCTTGCCAATTCTGTCATCTCTCGCTGCTCCAA GATCCTTCAAAAACCAACTGAAGACTTGCAGCACTGTTTTGACACCGAGCACCCTGATATTGTCAAGGAATCATTGATATATGCTAGAAGTTTAGTAGAATTCTGTTCGTACCAAGCACTGCACGTGATGACTAGGCGCCCAAATTATTTGGCTGACAAGGATTTTCGCCGCTTAACATTTGACATGATGCTTGCATGGGATGTCCCAAGTGCTACAGATGAACAAATAGACATT CTACAGGAAACTGCTTCTAGCAGTAACCACGAAGCAGAGGATGAGGGGTGGTCACTCTTCTATTCTAATTCCACAAATATGGCTGTTCAG GTTGATGACAAAAAAACTGTGGGGCAGGAGGCTTTTGCACGGATTGCTCCTGCCTGTACAATTGTTGCAGATGTCATCACTGTTCACAATCTCTTTGATGCGCTGACTACATCTTCAGGCCATAAACTTCATTTTCTTATCTATGACAAGTACCTTCGCAGCCTGGAAAA GGTGTTCAAATCTACCGCCAGTGCAAATACATCTTCGTTGGTATCCACCCTTCAGCTTACTGAGGGTGAAATTATATTAGATATTGACGGTACTGTTCCAACCCAACCAATTTTTCAGCATATTGGGATCTCTGGATGGCCTG GACGTCTGACATTGACAAGTCATGCTTTGTACTTCGAGTCTCTAGGAGTAGGAATATATGATAAACCTGTGAAATTTGATTTGGCCCTGGATTTGAAGCAGGTTATAAAGCCTGATCTAACTGGACCATTGGGTGCTCGTCTGTATGATAAAGCTGTTATGTACAAGTCTACATCAAT TACAGAGCCTGTTTATTTTGAATTTACTGAATTCAAAGGCAATTCAAGGCGGGACTATTGGTTGGATATCTGTTTAGAAATCCTGAATGCCCATAAATTTATAAGAAAGTATAATCTTAAACAGATTCAGCTGTCAGAAGCACTTGCAAGAGCAGCACTAGGTATTCTTCGCTATCGTGCAGTGAAAGAAGCATTTCAGAACTTTCCATCCAGCTACAAGACCTTGCTCTGTTTTAATTTGGCTGAAAGCCTTCCTGGAGGATATACAATCTTACAAACTCTTTCAAGTCGTCTGTCTCTGTTGAATGCAAGTTCCTCTAAACCTGATTCAGTCAGATCTCCAAGGCAAATAAGATACCCAATCTTACATTTGACACTTTGTAGACATGAAATTACACGAAACGAGTTTGATATGGATACAGAAGAACTGCAGCATGTTGGAGATGTTTGCGTTGGTGAGATAAATCCTCTAGAAATGGCAGTTAAGCAGTCAAAACAGGACATAGGAAGGGCTGAAGCTGCAAGAGAAACAGTTGACCAAGTGAAAGTGGAGGGGATCGATACCAATCTAGCTGTCATGAAG GAATTGATTTTCCCACTTCTTGAATTGTTCAATTGTCTTCAGAGACTTGCTTCATGGGAAGACCCTTCAAAATCAACTGTATTTCTGGTGTTGATAAGCTACATCATACTTGG GGGATGGATAAAGTATATACTGCCATCGATCTTTATATTTCTTGCAGTTATGATGAGTTGGCATACCTATGCCAACAGAGGGAAACCTTTGGAAGCTTTTAAAATTAAAGCTCCCCCTAGTCAAAATGCAGTAGAGCAGTTGCTGGCTTTGCAGGAAGCCATATCTCAAGTTGAAGCTTTAATTCAAGGTGGAAACATATTTCTTCTTAAAGTTAGAGCACTTCTTTTCGCTGCAATTCCACAG GCAACAGAAAAAACTGCCTTAGTGCTAGTCATCATGGCAGTGGCATTTGCATTTGTGCCTGTAAAATATCTGATGTTGATGGCTTTCCAAGAGGCATTTACAAGGGAAATGCCCTTGAGGAAAGAAAGCAGTGATCGATGGATGAGACGCATGAGGGAGTGGTGGTACAGTATACCTGCAGCTCCGGTTCAGCTGATTAAACCTGATGACAAGAAAAAAAAGTAA
- the LOC141687174 gene encoding uncharacterized protein LOC141687174 yields the protein MASLAKISPSSTTSISKKPLLDLTTVQKAIKALLQWKKTQKPKSLTDPQDQLDDDYIYLLVTLKKIPRKDHRVSFKIPLVHPLLDSLLFKEVCLIIDDRPKSNPKFKTNVEVANKIIKNEDLPVSKVLKFSTLKSEYKSFEAKKKLYEEFDVFFVDKRVEKLIPGVLGKVFYGSKKKVPVAVNLGKCSWKEEIERGSRSVMLKLSGGTCSLVKVGKDSMEKDEIFENVVKVIEEVVEVVPRKWAGVRSFHLKFTESLAMPIYQALVNGKLGVDGKKANVEVKEGRKGEEKIAEKVRSLKSVGIVDDDEEREGKKLGSAEIVGKKRKDKDSMMSGNKRVKIGLQG from the coding sequence ATGGCTTCTCTAGCTAAAATCTCTCCATCCTCAACAACCTCCATCTCCAAGAAACCTCTGTTGGATCTCACCACTGTTCAAAAAGCTATTAAAGCCCTTCTCCAATGGAAAAAAACACAAAAGCCCAAATCTTTAACTGACCCACAAGACCAATTAGATGATGATTATATCTATcttcttgtaactctcaagaaaATCCCAAGAAAAGATCATAGAGTCAGTTTTAAGATACCCCTTGTTCACCCTCTTCTAGATTCTTTGTTATTTAAAGAGGTTTGTCTTATAATTGATGATAGACCCAAGTCAAATCCTAAGTTTAAGACCAATGTTGAGGTTGCTAATAAGATTATCAAGAATGAGGACTTACCCGTGTCGAAAGTTTTGAAATTTTCGACTTTGAAGAGTGAGTATAAGTCTTTTGAGGCCAAAAAGAAGTTGTATGAGGAGTTTGATGTGTTTTTTGTTGATAAGAGGGTGGAGAAGTTGATTCCAGGGGTTCTTGGGAAGGTCTTTTATGGGAGTAAGAAGAAGGTTCCGGTGGCGGTGAATTTAGGGAAATGTAGTTGGAAGGAAGAAATTGAGAGGGGGAGTAGGAGTGTGATGTTGAAGTTGAGTGGAGGGACTTGTAGTTTGGTGAAagttggaaaagattcgatggAGAAGGAtgagatttttgagaatgttgTTAAGGTGATTGAGGAAGTTGTTGAGGTTGTTCCGAGGAAGTGGGCTGGTGTGAGATCATTTCATTTGAAGTTTACTGAGTCTTTGGCAATGCCAATATATCAGGCATTGGTTAATGGGAAGTTGGGAGTTGATGGGAAGAAGGCGAATGTGGAGGTTAAGGAAGGGAGGAAAGGTGAGGAGAAGATTGCAGAAAAGGTTCGATCTTTGAAGAGTGTTGGGATTGTGGATGATGATGAGGAAAGGGAGGGTAAAAAATTGGGTTCAGCAGAGATTGTGGGAAAGAAGAGAAAGGATAAAGACTCGATGATGAGTGGCAACAAGAGGGTAAAGATTGGTCTGCAAGGGTAG